The Tepidamorphus gemmatus sequence GCGAAGATCAGCGGGTCTGCGACGTAGTGCCAGAGGGTGAGATACTTCTGGCCGACCTCGTAGACCTTGGCAACGGTGAACACGCTGAGCGGATTCTCCTGGCCGTCGACGGCACCGGTGGTCAGCGCCGGCTTGGCGTCGGCCCAGCTCATCTGGGTCGGGTTGGCGCCCAGCGCAGTGAAGGTGTCATTGAACAGTGGCGAGCCGACGACGCGGATCTTCAGCCCCTTCAGGTCGTCGGGCGTGCGGATCGGATGCTTCGAGTTCGACACCTCGCGGAAGCCGTTCTCGCCCCAGGCGAGCGGCACGACGCCGTTCTGTTCGATGATCTCGAAGATCCTCTTGCCAACCGGCCCCTGGGTGAGCGCATCGATCGCCTTGTAGTCCGGCATCAGGAACGGCAGGGCGAAGATGTTCAGCTCCTGGATCTGCGGCGACCAGTTGATGGTCGAGCCGACCGCCATGTCGATGATGCCGCGACGCATCGCGGTAAATTCCTTGGTCTGGTCGCCCGACACCAGCGAGGCGCCGGGATAGACCTTCATGTTGATGCGCCCGTCGGTGCGCTCGGCGACCAGCTCCGCCCACTTCTCGGCGGCTATGCCCCACGGGAACGGGGCCGGCACGACGGTCGAGATCTTGTACTCTTCCTTGTATTGGGCTGCCGCCGGCAGCGCGGCGACCGCCGCA is a genomic window containing:
- a CDS encoding DctP family TRAP transporter solute-binding subunit; translated protein: MRILKLALIAGIAAVAALPAAAQYKEEYKISTVVPAPFPWGIAAEKWAELVAERTDGRINMKVYPGASLVSGDQTKEFTAMRRGIIDMAVGSTINWSPQIQELNIFALPFLMPDYKAIDALTQGPVGKRIFEIIEQNGVVPLAWGENGFREVSNSKHPIRTPDDLKGLKIRVVGSPLFNDTFTALGANPTQMSWADAKPALTTGAVDGQENPLSVFTVAKVYEVGQKYLTLWHYVADPLIFAVNQDVWNSFSPEDQEIVRQAALEAGALCIEIARKGLIGDDKSAIRDVEALGVEVVELTPEQHQEFVDATRGVYETWKAKIGAELVDMAEQSIANR